The Desulfomicrobium orale DSM 12838 genome includes a window with the following:
- a CDS encoding IS4 family transposase — translation MCGKRNHHNILPHKEILDLSHHNTLFSQTLSLIPRHVFQKLERRHKTGRSSRQFGFKEQFTVMAFIQLAARRSMRDGLRCLEAAGNRLYHWGLKNVARSTFADANNSRPVGFFKDLFAEMYGLCAAKAPKHKFRFKSKLFSLDATTIKLCLSLFPWASFRQAKGGVKVHTLLDHDGHIPAFATVTDAKTHESRIAQAMELPRGSIVVFDKGFISYPWFRILGAKGVFFVTRLKRNAVFKLLERRLVNRKTGVTSDHIIEVSSRGKSLRLRRIGYRDQETGKHYEFLTNHFRLSAKTIADIYKDRWQIELFFKEIKQNLRIKTFVGNSENAVLIQIYTALTVYLLLAYQKFLSRLGLSVQQLFQLIQLNLLGEASLDELLNPRRRKFDNSYNFTLLDYIA, via the coding sequence ATGTGTGGTAAAAGAAATCACCACAACATCTTGCCACACAAGGAGATTCTGGACTTGAGTCACCATAATACACTATTCTCCCAGACGCTATCTCTGATTCCCAGACATGTTTTTCAGAAACTCGAAAGACGGCACAAAACCGGGCGCTCGTCGCGTCAATTCGGTTTCAAGGAGCAGTTCACGGTCATGGCCTTCATCCAGCTTGCCGCAAGACGTTCCATGCGCGATGGCCTGCGCTGCCTTGAGGCTGCGGGAAACCGCCTGTATCACTGGGGACTGAAAAACGTGGCCCGCTCGACCTTTGCTGACGCGAACAATTCTCGCCCCGTAGGCTTTTTCAAGGATCTGTTCGCCGAGATGTACGGCCTGTGCGCCGCAAAAGCCCCGAAGCACAAATTCCGTTTCAAATCCAAATTGTTCAGTCTGGACGCCACCACCATAAAGCTTTGCCTGTCGCTTTTTCCCTGGGCCTCGTTTCGGCAGGCCAAGGGCGGCGTCAAAGTACATACCTTGCTGGATCACGATGGCCATATCCCGGCTTTCGCAACCGTCACCGACGCCAAAACCCATGAAAGCCGCATAGCTCAGGCTATGGAGTTGCCCAGGGGCTCCATCGTGGTCTTTGACAAGGGCTTCATCAGCTATCCCTGGTTTCGGATCCTCGGGGCAAAGGGCGTCTTTTTTGTGACCCGGCTCAAGCGCAACGCCGTTTTCAAACTCCTGGAGCGCCGCCTCGTGAATCGCAAGACCGGCGTTACTTCCGATCACATCATTGAAGTCTCCAGCCGGGGAAAATCCTTACGCTTGCGCCGTATCGGCTATCGTGACCAGGAAACCGGGAAACACTACGAATTTTTGACCAACCATTTCCGGCTTTCGGCGAAAACCATCGCCGACATCTATAAAGACCGCTGGCAAATCGAGCTCTTCTTCAAGGAAATCAAACAAAATTTGCGCATAAAGACCTTCGTCGGCAACTCGGAAAACGCTGTCCTGATCCAGATTTACACGGCCCTGACGGTTTACCTGCTCCTCGCGTACCAGAAATTCCTCAGCCGTCTCGGACTCTCCGTACAGCAACTCTTCCAGCTCATTCAACTCAACCTGCTCGGCGAGGCATCCTTGGATGAACTCCTGAATCCCAGACGACGAAAATTCGATAATTCATATAACTTCACACTGTTAGATTACATCGCTTAG
- a CDS encoding GlcG/HbpS family heme-binding protein: protein MKRFMHFTVVCCLVCLASGTALAQDVRKTLPGDLTLRQAQTVLAAALKKAEEIKVPVNIAVVDAGGNLKAFARMDDAFLGSIDIAAKKAVTARFFNMSTRDLGKASQPGQPLYGIEVSNGGLVIFAGGVLLTDKAGTIAGAVGVSGGTVDEDESIALAGAKALKD from the coding sequence ATGAAAAGGTTCATGCATTTCACGGTGGTGTGCTGTCTGGTATGTTTGGCTTCCGGTACTGCGCTGGCTCAGGACGTGCGCAAGACCCTGCCCGGTGATCTGACCTTGCGGCAGGCTCAGACCGTGCTGGCCGCAGCCTTGAAAAAGGCCGAGGAAATAAAGGTGCCCGTCAATATTGCAGTGGTCGATGCCGGGGGCAATCTGAAGGCATTTGCGCGAATGGACGACGCTTTTCTGGGCAGCATCGACATTGCCGCAAAGAAAGCCGTCACCGCGCGTTTTTTCAACATGTCCACAAGGGATTTGGGTAAGGCCTCCCAGCCGGGGCAGCCGCTCTACGGCATCGAAGTCAGTAACGGCGGGCTGGTTATTTTTGCGGGCGGCGTGCTGCTGACGGACAAGGCGGGAACCATTGCCGGTGCGGTGGGCGTGAGCGGCGGCACTGTGGATGAAGATGAAAGTATCGCCCTGGCCGGAGCCAAGGCTCTTAAGGATTGA